From the Canis lupus familiaris isolate Mischka breed German Shepherd chromosome 27, alternate assembly UU_Cfam_GSD_1.0, whole genome shotgun sequence genome, the window ATGGCACTGTTGGTCTTCCATAATTCTCCAACACCCTCATGccatcaaaaatatttactgagttaaAAGTGTGtaaggtagggcagccccggtggtgcagcggtttagcgccgcctgcagcccggggtgtgatcctggagatccaggatcgagtcccacgtcgggcttcctgcatggagcctgcttctccctctgcctgtgtctctgcctctctcttcgctctctctgaatgaataaataaatcttaaaaaaaaaaaaaagtgtgtaaggTAATATGTGAACTCTGGCTTGTTTTAAGTGATGGCAGAAAGAGAGGGCCCTTAAGaaataggagaagaaaaaaaaaaaaaaagaaatatgagaagagTCCTAAGTCAAAGCAAACAGGAGTCAGAGGTCTTATAAATAGGCAATCAGGAATCAAGATGACAGAGAATTCAAAACTCAAAAGAGTGTATCTTAGCcagtttctattttctgtttattgacTCCTCCCTACCTGTCCTCATGACCAAATGGCAGGACAGGTATGTAGGCTAACAGTTGATAAACAGGAAACAAAAGTATATGACAAAGAGCCAAAAAGACATGAAACCACAAACACAACAGCATAGCATGAGGCAATCTTTATTTGTGGCAAACTCGCTTCTGAGCCAACAGCTGTGAAACACGAGTGTAGGTTTGGTCTGCCCCCAGACTCTAGATCCTGACTAGTGCAGTAATAGGGGGCAGCTCTGAGGCTGGAGATAGGCCTCCCCTGAGCTCCAAGTCACTGCCATTTTGCCTACCCCATTCTGGCCTTCACCACCCTCACATTCACTATCACTCATAACCCCGGCTACTCACCACCTGGTCGTTGGTTTTTTCAAAAAATGCTTCTGCAAAGACTGAGACGACAAAGACGTTGATGATGAAGGAAACAAAGAGAGCAATGCAGGATTCAATGAAAAAGTACTTATTAGCTTCTCGAACTTCCTGCTTATTGGCTCGGTTTATCTGTCTGGACTAGAGAGATAAACAGTAACAGTCATTTTTTGGTTAGATTAAGTTTCCCTGTAATATTTCATGAACTTGGAGTTAGTTGGAAGATTTAGAGGGCAAACAATTGACaatataaaatgtgagaaaacttACTTACATCCCAGTTCATTAAGTGACTAAGAACTTCATGACCCTTTGACGGCACATTCTCCAAACAGGAAAATGATGACTATGTGCTACTGAGCTCTCAGTTACTGTGGTTAGAAGAACCACTGACATACAAAAACCACCTGATGTTCAGTCCTAAGAACCTTAATCATAAAGGCCTCTGAAATCTCCCAGCAAACTACTACATAAAACTGACTGATGAAACCTGGGTTGGGTTCTTTGCTCCTGATCTCCTCAAGGGACTCAGGCTTTTGAGATTTAAATACAAGAGACTTGGTGTACTTATGGACCTTTTATGAAGAATTTTAGTCCCAGTTTCTCTGTGGGGTCACTTATTTCTGGTCACTTTTGTGACAAAAACAGTCTGTGTGAAGTTTATAAACATCCAACAGTGAAAAAACCTTTTGCTCCTTCAGGGCTCTAACACTTAAAATAAGTGTGTCCCCTGCAACTAAAGGAAACATGAACTATCTGGAGGGCACAGATGGAAGGGCCATGCTCACCTTGACTAATGCAGAATGCAGATACATATTGTGTGGCATGATGACAGCTCCCACGATGCCCACTGCCTGCTCAATCTGTGGGGTGTGACAGCCTGAACAGGATGGCAGGAACATGCCCTTGAGTACCTGGCTCTGGCTGGGTTTCACTGTAACATACTACATACCAACATAATAACTATTAGAATATGAGACCAGTGGAGGAACATTAGTACTAGGAAACACTCAACATCCATTGCTCCTTACAACACTTTCTTCAACAACCAAGCAGCGTGAGGGACTTGCTGCCAGACGTCTGAGAATTCAGGACTGGGATACCCAGATATTTCATGTCATATTTTAGATATACAAAATAGATATGTGGAGAAGgtcattaatattcttttttttaagattttatttatttattcatgagagacacacagagaaagagagagagagagaggcagagacacaggcagagggagaagcaggctccatgcagggagcccaatgtgggactcgatacttggtctccaggatcacgccctgggctgaaggcagcgccaaaccgctaagccactggggctgcccaggtcaTTAATATTCTAAAGAAATACATGGCTAGTAAGGGCCTCATTGACATTAGCTTCATAATCACTCTTAGGATACAGATCCAAGAATATAGTCAATTCTGGATTATCCACAATTATGCCTctattcaggacacctgggtggctcagtggttgaacatctgcctttggctcagggcgtgatcctggagtcctgggattgagttccagattgggctccctgtagggagcctgcttttccctctgcctatgtctctgtctctctcggataaataaaatctttaaaaaataaaaagataagaaaataaaagtttaaccAGGCCAAACTGGCTAAACAAAGAGTTTATAACAACTAAACACGGAAAGCTACTATTCTTGCATATAATGGTTCTGATTCTTAGGAGTATCTGGGTTGGGGCAAAAACTAGAAAGCATACACTATATcctttatagtttcttttttttttttattttatttgtttatgatagtcacacagaaagagagagagagaggcagagacataggcaggtggagaagcaggctccatgcagggagcccgacgtgggactcgatcccgggtctccaggatcgtgccctgggccaaaggcaggcgctaaaccactgcgcaaCCCGGGGATCCCTATAGTTTCATTAACTGTTGCAACACAGAGAAAGTTCAAGCTACAGTTGGTATAAGCCAGGATAAGCAAAACCAGAATCTCTCCAAGTTAACCACCAGGAATAATCCTGCAACTCCCTCCTTAATCCTCTCCAACACTGCTCTATCATGGGACTGGCCAAATTGGAACCAGGGAGTCTAGTCTActaagtcctaaaaaaaaaaaaatctaatcattTTTTACCTATGAGCCCCAGCAGCCCTTCCCAGAGGCTTTAGATCTTTGCTATAGATCATATTTCTTCAAAATTGGCCTAGGCTGAATTGGCTTTTTGTTAACACATGTGATACAATTAAACATCCTAGCAttatacagtcttaaaaaaaaagacaagagaacagTCTTTTTTGGTTATGCTGATGTATTGCCAGCAACACTTGCCTCATATCCAAATGTGAGGGCCATAATGGTGATGAGAAAGCCAAAAAATGCTTCTAGCTTCCGTAAGCCTAAAGGGGAAAATGCAACAGTTAGCTCACGAAAGGCAGACTTCTCCATCAGCCATATGATGGATGGAAAGTAACTCCTTTGACTGAGCCCTGCATTCCCACTCTCCTTACCATATTTGTCCAAGAAGAGAAATACGAAGGTATCTGCAATCGTGATGAGAACTCCACCCCACAGAGGAACCCTAGGTCAGAGATAAGAAATGGagattaaaggaaagaaaggaaacgtTAGGAAACACTTCCAATAGCTCTCCAGATACACAACACTTGGAGAAGCAAGGATTGGCGGGAGAGGGGACAGTGGCAGGAGGTCAGACCTTGCTTACTTTAGAATCACAGCCCCACGTGAATTAACTACATTCATTCCAAAGGCTGTCTactaagtcagacacttaaaatataaagctgAAAAGTACGGGTCTTACCCCTCACCCCTCTAGGAGCTCACTGTCTAGTGGGACAAActgatatacaaataaataattgtaacaCACAATGTTGCACACTGTATAATAGATGTATGACAGGACAGGAGAACATGGAACATATAGAGCCTACAGCTGCTGGAAGAGAAGGTGGCTCCAGAAAGGttccacagaaaaaaataatacttgaattgaatcttgaaaatggaaaatcagtttggtttttgtttttacatttgctttgaaatatagcaaaataatacTTTCTGGAGGAAAACCCCCTCACCTTCCTACAGACAGGAGATTGATGGCAATGGCTGAGCCAATAACTTCTTGCATATCTGAGCCAATGATAGCCAACTCCACCATCAGCCATAGGATAATTCGTGGGACCTAAATACCAAACAGCAGAAAGACATGGTTCTAATTAATCATTTCTAAGAACTTTCCCTACAGTTTGGAATTCACATTCAGCACTGACCCATCAATAGTACACCATAATGCTTCAGTCTAGTGATGAAATACCAGAACTGGACTCCACCTGGCCCATCACTGCACTGCGGACCCCGGGGAGAAAGCACCACTTCTATGTGGTGGTGCCTATGAGCCAAGGTCAGAGCAGCAGCtgatcctaattttttttcttaccttccaCTCAACAAAGGAACAGAATTTCTAATCATTAATTTCCACTTAATTTCCTGCCTAAAAACAATCCAAAAGTTTTAGGGGAAAACGAGGATGCTAATATGGTCAAAATATTGTTTAGGAGAGAATAGAAAATGACCACAGAAGAAAATATCCTGATCGTGGCtaaagagggaaaacaaaaatgaagaggcTGGGGTCATCCTTAATGTAATGATAATACACAAGCAAGTAGAGAAGGACAAATACGTAAAGGGACTCAGCAAACTGGTTGAAATTGCATGGCATATAAAACAGGAACCTAACCTGGTCAAACAATCCAGCTGAAAGCCAAATTTAGTTAATACTAGCTCACTGAggccaagaagaagaaaagaacaaacaaaacaaaaaaaccccaccttcTAGGACATACTACACAAAAAAATTGTCACAAAAAACAACTGTTAAGATACATGAAGAAAAACTACCAGAAATTATAAATTACTAAGACTTTTTTGAGAAGCATAAATGGGGGAGAAAGCAGATAAGGATAGTTTCTCACAGCCAGGAGAGGAGATTAAACATTTAGGACAAACCAGAAGCAGATCATGGTCTTATCTAAAGATGAAGGTAGGTTAAAACCATCTTCCAGACATAGGGTCCTCCTGCCTTAGGCAGCAATAAGAAAGGCCCAAAATGTCCAGAAAAAACCTGTGGAAGACAGTGTAACCTCCAGGGTCagggtaaatttaaaaaaaattacaaagatccTGCCACATAGAGTTTGtagtaaaaaggaaaatctcgtttttcaaaatgatgacaaagtcaaacaaaaaagaaaatatgtgtaacAGTAATATGAATGTATGAATTAAAGTGCTTAGAGTAATCCCACCCCTCCATGGGCCGGGCACTGCCAGATGTTAGAAGGCAGAATGAATGGTAAATATCTTTTCAGACTGATTTTTTCTAAGGAAGCTTTCTGGCAAAAAGTGAATCTCAAGTTAAATTCTTAGAAGGGGTACAGAAATATGGGTTGGCAGCAAGAGGGGCTATAGAATTTCCCTTGGGACTTATCCTTAGGGCCACTGACCACCAAGTCCTCCACTATTTCAATATACCACGAAGCCAGCACATTCGGCCACACACACAGGTTCCTCTGAGATGAGAGACAAACAGGACACCACATTGCTCACCTTCGGGTACTGACGGTGACACACTTCAGCAAGATGCAGCCCCGTGACCACTCCCAGCCGAGCTGCAAGGCGCTGGAGCAGGAGCCCCACGATGGTGGCCAAGAGAAGAACCCAAAGCAACTACACAGGAACAAAATCCCATCATAACACTCATTAGACAAGTAGGGTGTTTTCATTTGGTTGGTTGGCAATGTGAATGAAAGAGCCCAGGTCAGGAATCAAATGACCTGAGTTCTGTATCAGGTTCTGCCCAAACCTTTCTGAGCCTTAAGTTTCTCCCATCTACGGTTGTTTCTCCTTTGTTTAAGGAAAACTATGTGGAGtagataaaatagaataaatgttaattctaactctgtatataaaataaaatttaaaaaccacactgggacgcctgggtggctcagcggttgagtgtctgcctttggctcagagcgtgatcctagggttctgggattgagtcccgcatcgggctccctgcatggagcttgcttctctctctccctctacctatgtctctgcttctctctctctgtctctcatgaataaataaataaaatcttaaaaaaaaaattaaaaaccacagatTGGAAAACAGTTGTCACCTAAGTGTCACTGCCAATGAAGTGTCTGCATGTAACCCCCAAGGGCTATCTAACAAGGAGGGTAGGGGGAAAGGACATGAGGGTGTACTGTGTGTGTTTAAAAGGGATAGGGGTAGGACTATATGTTCACCTTAAATCCAGCCACTGCTCCAGACTGCAAATCAGATTCAATATTTCCTGGATCCAAGTAGGCAATGCTCATAAGAAAGCCAGGTCCCGTGAAAGCCCAGAGTTTACGAAAACTAAAACAAGAATACTGTACAAGAGAGGAAAAGATCAAACTGATTATCACATCCAAACtactgatttaatttatttgtaattttatcaCATATAAAACAACACTATCAGCTGCACAAGAACAAAGAATTTAGGATGTCAGATACTGGGTATATCCAAGTTCAACTTCTATCTTACCCACTTCTTATCAATAAACTAGCCACTTCTATGTCCAAATAGGAGCTCTTCCCTTCCCTGTTCTTTCCATCAATCAGCCTCTCATTCTAAAACCTGAGTAACAATATTAGTACCCTTGTGCCCAACCACTACTCAAAAGGGACAAaagccactgtaaaaaaaaaagaacatgaaatccGTACTTTCCAGATCAAAAAATAATCACTAGTACAATGTGGCAACTGTTTTCAAGGCCCTCCTTTTCCTAAATAGTTACTATAAACAGTTACTTTGATTACAAAAGTTGTCTTCAGAGATTGCTTGCCAAAATTAGATCTGAGGCTGCTGATCTTGAGTCCAGCAGACTTTCCACTTGCAAGTCTTCCCAAAATAGCATATTCTTCCAAGTATTTGTCACTAACCTCCTCCTCAGGAATGGCAATTTTCTCATCAAAGTAGGTGGTAAAGGGCTCCTGTGAGTGCTCAGTTGACTGGGGAAGAGATGAGTTACTGTAGGCAGGGTTGAGGGTACCAAGACTGGGAGAGTCCCCATGGTCTCCAGAAGCATCATCTAAATTAAcagatttaagaagaaataaaaatgaacaaaatacactAACAACTTGTCCTTAGTAACTTTtacattaaatctttttaatacttAAATGCTCAAGACCAACCTGGCTCTAttcaatttatttctaatattttattttcttctatatttttaataaattaattcttgggacgcctggtggaTCAGCGATTGAGtgtttgtctgcctttggctcagggtgtgataccagagtcctgggatcgagtcccacatcgggctctctgcatggagcctgcttctctctctgtgtctatgtctctctgtctctcatgaatgaataaaatctttaaaattaactaATTCTTAAATAGTATATTCACATGGAtgcaaattcagaaaataaaaaaaacttatggTAAAAAAACTCCCTCTCACTCCTCTTCTCTAGTCACTCTGCTCTAGATCAGTTTTAATGCTTATCTCACAATGGTTTTCCTACTTTCACATTTCTCTATTCCCAGCTGGCAATTTTTTacaatcatttcattttcttctaaaaacacTAATGCCCAAGGCTCAAAATATAACATTCCCAGACTAGCTAGCCACACTGGTAACCTAAGATCCtaactttcagaagaaaagaactaGGTCTGTCTAGGGGGTTActaccctcctcccctaccccatCCATTACTTTGTAGAACTTAGCAAAAGAAtcattcttgggacgcctgggtggctcagtggttgagcatctgcctttggctcagggtgtgatcccagggttccaggatcgagtcctgcatcaggctccctgcagggagcctgcttctctgcctgcctctctctgtgtgtctctcatgaataaaaaaagaaaaaatctttaaaaaaatcatatttgggCATTATAACTCTGtcaggtttctcaaaaaatttggAAGTTGAAAAATCCTGCCATAGTTAGGCTAAAATCTGAAGCTGCAGGAAAATCACCAAACAGGAACCCTTTGCCTCCTGACTAAGCCCTGCAGTGCAGAGCTTCAGGTCATGGGGTATGGGCATCCTCGTGACAGGAGGGCTCATCTTAGACTGCTTATCAGTGTTTCCCTGAGTCCCGAACTTTACAGGTAATCTTAAATGCTGGGAAGTGGAAGGTCTGGGAGAAAAGGGCTAATTGCCAGGACACAAAGCCCAGTCTGGTAGCTATTAATGGCAATTTCAAACCACAGAGCTCTAATGTCAGGGTTTCCAAGAAATCCTTGCAATGTCTaggtagaaaaacaaaagctttcttTCTACAGAGAGCTGACCCACATCGTGTGAAATGGCCCTGAACTGATGGcgaaatataaagaaaaggaatgaaaattctAAAGGGGAAATTTAGAATTAGGAAGGATTAGTGAGAACATTCAAGAAGCTCTAATGGAATATACAGTTTAATGTGCTTGCTTGATATTTTCCTGCTCCTTTTGTAAGTATCCGCAGTGCTGTGAA encodes:
- the SLC11A2 gene encoding natural resistance-associated macrophage protein 2 isoform X3; the encoded protein is MKKQPKKDEAPHCELKTYSKKSDTQASTMVLGPEQKMADDDASGDHGDSPSLGTLNPAYSNSSLPQSTEHSQEPFTTYFDEKIAIPEEEYSCFSFRKLWAFTGPGFLMSIAYLDPGNIESDLQSGAVAGFKLLWVLLLATIVGLLLQRLAARLGVVTGLHLAEVCHRQYPKVPRIILWLMVELAIIGSDMQEVIGSAIAINLLSVGRVPLWGGVLITIADTFVFLFLDKYGLRKLEAFFGFLITIMALTFGYEYVTVKPSQSQVLKGMFLPSCSGCHTPQIEQAVGIVGAVIMPHNMYLHSALVKSRQINRANKQEVREANKYFFIESCIALFVSFIINVFVVSVFAEAFFEKTNDQVVAVCRNSSSPHSHLFPDDNSTLAVDIYKGGVVLGCYFGPAALYIWAVGILAAGQSSTMTGTYSGQFVMEGFLNLRWSRFARVILTRSIAIIPTLLVAIFQDVEHLTGMNDFLNVLQSLQLPFALIPILTFTSLRPVMNDFANGLGWRIAGGILVLIVCSINMYFVLVYVQELGHVALYVVAAVVSVAYLSFVFYLGWQCLIALGMSFLDCGHTYHLGLTAQPELYLLNTVDADSLVSR
- the SLC11A2 gene encoding natural resistance-associated macrophage protein 2 isoform X1, producing MVLGPEQKMADDDASGDHGDSPSLGTLNPAYSNSSLPQSTEHSQEPFTTYFDEKIAIPEEEYSCFSFRKLWAFTGPGFLMSIAYLDPGNIESDLQSGAVAGFKLLWVLLLATIVGLLLQRLAARLGVVTGLHLAEVCHRQYPKVPRIILWLMVELAIIGSDMQEVIGSAIAINLLSVGRVPLWGGVLITIADTFVFLFLDKYGLRKLEAFFGFLITIMALTFGYEYVTVKPSQSQVLKGMFLPSCSGCHTPQIEQAVGIVGAVIMPHNMYLHSALVKSRQINRANKQEVREANKYFFIESCIALFVSFIINVFVVSVFAEAFFEKTNDQVVAVCRNSSSPHSHLFPDDNSTLAVDIYKGGVVLGCYFGPAALYIWAVGILAAGQSSTMTGTYSGQFVMEGFLNLRWSRFARVILTRSIAIIPTLLVAIFQDVEHLTGMNDFLNVLQSLQLPFALIPILTFTSLRPVMNDFANGLGWRIAGGILVLIVCSINMYFVLVYVQELGHVALYVVAAVVSVAYLSFVFYLGWQCLIALGMSFLDCGHTYHLGLTAQPELYLLNTVDADSLVSR
- the SLC11A2 gene encoding natural resistance-associated macrophage protein 2 isoform X2; amino-acid sequence: MVLGPEQKMADDDASGDHGDSPSLGTLNPAYSNSSLPQSTEHSQEPFTTYFDEKIAIPEEEYSCFSFRKLWAFTGPGFLMSIAYLDPGNIESDLQSGAVAGFKLLWVLLLATIVGLLLQRLAARLGVVTGLHLAEVCHRQYPKVPRIILWLMVELAIIGSDMQEVIGSAIAINLLSVGRVPLWGGVLITIADTFVFLFLDKYGLRKLEAFFGFLITIMALTFGYEYVTVKPSQSQVLKGMFLPSCSGCHTPQIEQAVGIVGAVIMPHNMYLHSALVKSRQINRANKQEVREANKYFFIESCIALFVSFIINVFVVSVFAEAFFEKTNDQVVAVCRNSSSPHSHLFPDDNSTLAVDIYKGGVVLGCYFGPAALYIWAVGILAAGQSSTMTGTYSGQFVMEGFLNLRWSRFARVILTRSIAIIPTLLVAIFQDVEHLTGMNDFLNVLQSLQLPFALIPILTFTSLRPVMNDFANGLGWRIAGGILVLIVCSINMYFVLVYVQELGHVALYVVAAVVSVAYLSFVFYLGWQCLIALGMSFLDCGHTEVGYRKRW